The sequence CGAGCGCTTCTGGACCGGGAGTGGCGAACCCAAGCACCAGATCCTCTTGGTTGAGTGGCTGGTTCCGATCCCCAGTCGATCTCGAGGCAAGCGACCCTCTGTGTCAACCTTTGGCGAGACAGGTTGTGGATGTGAATTACTGTCTTGGGAGGGCGACGAGAGGAGAGATGCTAGATGTCTATTACTGGAGAGGGTCGGTCGCTGGGTCCTGTGGGGAGGATGAGCGATCCTGATCCTGAGGTCCCGGAGCGGGCGAAACGCCGGTCGTATACGGCGAGATACAAGTTGGAGGTCCTCGCCGAGTATGAGGGTTTGGATCGTGACGGCAAGGGTTCGTTGTTGCGCAGGGAGGGTTTGTATACGTCGCTGATTTCGGAGTGGCGTAAGCAACGCGACCGCGGCGCGTTGGCGGCGTTGGCTGCGAAACCGGGACGTCAACCGGTCGATCCGATCGAGCGGGAGAACGTTCGGCTGCGGCGTCGCGTCGGGCGGCTCGAGGAAGAGTTGGGGACGGCTCGTCGGGTGATCGAGGTGCAGGGGGAACTCTCGGCGCTGTTGGGCGAACTCGCCACCGACAGCGCCAACGCGAAGACCGGCGGCGAGGCGAAGTGATCGACGAAGCCATCTTCGAGTTGGCTCCGATGGTGGGTGTCACAGCGGCGTGCGTGGCGGTGGGCCGTCCCCGCTCTACGCATTATCGCCGGCATCGCAAGAGCCCTGAGCCGGCGAGACCCGACCGGATCCCAGCGGGCCAGCCTCGATCCCTTGACGATGTTGAACGTAAAGAGATACTGCGGGTCCTGCACGAACCCGAACATGTCGACGAGGCGCCCGCCACCGTATATGCCAAGCTGTTAGACGAGGGCGTGTATCTGGCATCGACGGCGACGATGTACCGGATCCTGCGAGCCAACGGTGAGGTATCTGAGCGTCGCCGCCAGGCGACCCATCCCGCCCACACCAAACCCGAGTTGGTAGCCGCCGGCCCGAACGTCGTGTGGTCCTGGGACATAACGAAATTGTTGGGACCGGTGAAATGGACCTACTACTACCTGTATGTGATCATCGACATTTACAGTCGGTATGTGCCCGGCTGGATGCTCGCACGAGCCGAGCGGGCCCACCTCGCCGAACGGCTGTTGGCCGACACCGTCGCCCAGCAAGGCGTCGATCGAGGCTCCTTGACGATCCACGCCGACCGGGGCGCCTCGATGGCGTCCAAACCGGTCGCCCTCCTGCTCGCCGATCTCGGTGTCACCAAGTCCCACTCCCGTCCGCATGTGTCTAACGACAACCCCTACAGCGAATCCCAGTTCAAGACGCTGAAGTATCGGCCCGACTTCCCGAAACGTTTCGGATCGTTCGAAGACGCCCAGGCCTTCACGAGAAGCTTCTTCGCCTGGTACAACGACGAACATCGTCATTCCGGTATCGGGTTCCACACCCCCGCCGACGTGCATTACGGCCGAGCCGAAGCGATCCAGAAGCGACGAGCCTCTGTCCTCGACGCCGCCTACCAGACACATCCCGAACGGTTCGTCCGCAAGGCGCCGACACCGCCACCACTCCCACAGACCGCGTGGATCAACAAACCAAAGGAGGACACCCCGACCCAAAGAATCAACAAACAACCCGTCTCAAAAAGGTTGACAGGCTCCGGTCATCGTCGCCGCGCTCATTCTACGTTTCACCGGATGGGCATACGCAGACCCACTGTTCGGCGCAGCAATCGGCCTGTTCATCATCCCCCGGGCCTGGCGTCTTGGACGCAAGGCGATCCGCGTACTCGTCGAGGCTGCTCCCACCGACATCTGCGTCAACGACATGCGGGCGCACCTCGCCGCCATACCCGAGGTCGTCGATGTCCACGACATCCACGTATGGACCCTCACCTCAGACATGAACGTTGCCTCAGCACACCTCATGATCAACAACGAAGCAGACCCCCACCCCGTGCTCGACCAGGCACGAGATCTCCTCAAAGACAACTACGACATCGCCCACACCACCCTCCAGGTGGAGCCTGACACCCACAAGGGATGCCTCGAAGCGAACTGTTGAAGCACAGCTTCGATCGGCCCAGGTGAGCAAACGAGTCACCAGAGGGCCGACCGCGCCACGAGACGACCCCACCATCGTCGATTCCAACGGGAACGCTCTCCCTTCACAGAGGTGGGGCTTAGTCCGACTTGTCTCATTTGCACCGCTTGTTACAGTGACCTCATGCATATTACAAAGAAACTTGATACAACACGTTTTGAACAGTCTGCCGCCCTGTTCGGCGCGCTGTCCGATCCGATCCGCCTCTCGATCCTGGACATCCTGTCGGGCCAACCTCAGTGTGCGTGTGACATCGGAGACGTCGTCGAGATCGCTCCCAACCTTCTCTCCTATCACCTCAAAGTCCTCAAAGAGGCCGGGTTGATCGTTGGCGACAAGCGCGGACGGTGGATCGACTACTCAGTCGCAACGGATGCGTGGAAGAAGGTCCGTACTGCTCTACCGACCGGATGCCGCCACAGCATGGTCATGAAACGGAGACGTCAATGAGCAGCACTCTCCTCTCCGAGCGGCGCATCAGTCCACAGCGACTCTGGAGTGGCGCCGCAGTAGCCGCCATCGCATGGATCGCTCTGTATCAGCTCAACGAACCATTCTGGGACTGGGCGGTGTTCACCGGTGGGGGCCTCGATCCGGCGAGCAGGCTTGGTCAGGCAGTCCACTTCTTCGCGTACGACACGACAAAGATCCTGCTCCTGCTCTCCGGGATCATCTTCCTCGTCGCGATCCTTCGCAGCTTCACCACCTTGGAGCGCACTCGGGCCCTCCTCGGCGGCAGGGCAGAAGGGGTCGGAAATATCGCCGCGGCAGGCCTGGGTGTCGTCACTCCGTTCTGCTCGTGCAGCGCGGTACCGGCGTTCATCGGCTTCGTCGCCGCCGGTGTGCCACTCGGTATCACTCTGAGCTTCCTCATCGCCAGCCCCATGGTGAACGAGGTTGCCGTCGTGCTGATGTATGGCCTGTTCGGCTGGAAGGTCGCCGCGCTCTACATCGGCTTCGGCCTCCTCATCGCCATCGTCGCCGGCAACATCCTTGGCAGACTCAAGCTCGAGAAGTGGGTCGAACCCTTCGTCTATGAGATCCACATGGGCAACCAACCCGTCGATACGACCACCAAACTCACCTGGGTCGATCGCTTCGCCATCGGGAGGGCGGAGGTTCGCTCCATCGTCGGATCCATCTGGCCGTACTTGCTTGTTGGTATCGGCATTGGGGCGGTCATTCACGGCTGGGCACCCCAAGACCTGTTCGCCCGATGGGCAGGACCCGACAATCCCCTGGCAGTCCCCATCGCTGTCCTTGTCGGGATCCCGCTGTACTCGAACGCCGCAGGGGCACTCCCCCTCGTCCAGGTCCTCGCCGAGAAGGGTCTCGCGATGGGCACCGTGCTGGCGTTCATGATGTCGATCGTGGCTCTGTCACTGCCCGAAATGGTGCTGCTCCGAAAGGTCCTGAGGCCCAAGCTCCTGGCTACATTCGTTGCCGTCGTCGGCAGCGGAATCCTCTTGGTCGGATACCTCTTCAACGCAATCCTGTGAAGAAACGACCCATGTAGATGCACAGTGAATCTCAGAGCGAAAGCGCACCAACCCACGGAGGGAAACCCATGGAAGTGAAGATCCTCGGCTCAGGCTGCCCAAGCTGTCGGGCACTCAACATCCGCGTCCACGATGCACTCGAGCGACTCGAAAGCGATGCCACCGTCGAGTTCGTCGATGACTACGCCGTGATGGCGCAGTACCGGATCATGAGCATCCCCGCGCTGGTCATCGACGATCAGCTCATCTTCAACGGGATGGTCCCGCAGACGGAATCGCTCATGCAGCTATTCGCCTCGTTCGAGGAGAGTCGAGCGTGACACCTTCACCCCAGAGTGAAATCGTGGCGATGGAAGAGTCCGTCGTCGAGCGCCTGTCACTTCTCGACCGATTCCTGCCGGTCTGGATCGGTCTTGCCATGGTCGCCGGTCTGCTCCTCGGTCGGATCATCCCCAACCTCAACGATTGGCTTGACGCAGTCAAGATCGACACGGTTTCGCTTCCGATTGCGCTCGGCCTGCTGGCGATGATGTACCCGGTACTCGCCAAGGTGCGGTACTCCCGCATGGGCGAAGTCACCACAGACCGAACACTGATGGCCAGCTCTCTGGTGCTCAACTGGATCGTTGGACCTGCGCTCATGTTCACGCTCGCGTGGCTGCTCCTCCCTGACCTGCCCGCGTACCGCACAGGCCTCATCCTTGTCGGCTTGGCCCGCTGCATCGCGATGGTGCTTATCTGGAACGACCTCGCCTGCGGTCATCGTGAGGCTGCAGCGGTCCTCGTCGCACTCAATTCGCTGTTTCAGATCTTTGCCTACGCGATTCTCGGATACTTCTATCTCACCGTCCTGCCGGGATGGCTCGGTTTGGAGACCCATACGGTCTCGATTTCGATGTGGGCGATCGCCAAGTCGGTGCTCATCTTCCTCGGTATCCCATTGGTCGCAGGGTGGCTGACCCGCCTATGGGGTGAGCGGTCCAAAGGCATCGAGTGGTACGAAGGCACCTTCCTACCGAAGATCAGCCCGGTCGCCCTATGGGGCTTGCTGTTCACCATCGTGCTGCTGTTCGCCCTCCAAGGAGAGGCGATCACCTCACAGCCCCTCGACGTTGCCCGTATCGCCCTTCCCCTGATCGCCTACTTCGCCATCATGTGGAGCACATCGTTCGCTCTGGGTCTACGCCTGCGCCTCTCCTATCCGAAGAACGTCGCCCTCTCGTTCACCGCCGCCGGCAACAACTTCGAACTGGCGATCGCTGTCGCCATCGGCATCTTCGGCGTGTCGTCCGGTGAGGCACTGGCCGGTGTTGTCGGTCCCCTCATCGAGGTCCCCGTGCTCGTCGGTCTCGTGTACGTCGCCCTGTGGACGCGACGTCGCTTCTACCCGGTGGAGGCGAAATCGTGACGACCAAGCAGGAACGGCTCGTCTATCACGCGTCCGGTACCAACCATCCCGGCGGCGCCGGCCAGCTGAGCGCCAAGAACGCGCTGATCCGCTTTGACGGTTCCGACGGCACGGACGAGGAAGTGCCCGGACCGGCAGAGCTGCTCGTCTCCTCGTTCGCCGCGTGCGTCCTGAAGAATGTTGAACGCTTCTCCCACATGCTGCCCTTCCAGTACGAGGAAGCTCGCATTGAGGTCACTGCAGTCCGTGAGGACGCCCCGCCGCGGATGACATCGGTTCAGTACGCCCTCACCATCGTGACCAACGAATCCGACAGGCGCGTACAGCTGCTGCTTCGCAACATCGAGAAGTTCGGAACTATCTATAACACCATCGCACTCGCCTGTGACGTCACCGGATCGATCCGCACCGTCGCACCGAGCACAGTCTGAAAGGAAGCGGGATGGACGATCGTCAGGTACTCATCGACGCGCTCGGGTTTCATGGACATCGCTGCTGGGCCAGCGCCGCAGGCGTACGTATCGGCCTCGCTGCGCTCGAAGCCCTCGAAGTCTCACGAGCCGGAGCGACACAGCTCTATGCCGCAGTCGAGATCGGCGAGAAGCACGGAGCAATGTGTTTCGCCGATGGCATCCAGTTCACCACAGGCTGCACATTCGGAAAGGGCAACATCGAGAGGACCCACGAAGGGAAACTCGCCGTCACAGTCACCGAGTCGGCTACCGGACGAGCTGTGCGGGTCTCCTATAGGCCTGAGCTCCAGCCGCTGATCGCAGCCTCCCCGTTCATGAAAAAACGACGAGCCGGCGTGCCACCAACTGACATTCCGGAGGACGAGCAGTGGGAACTCGTTGACCTCGTGTGGAACGCATCC is a genomic window of Gammaproteobacteria bacterium containing:
- a CDS encoding tRNA CCA-pyrophosphorylase, translating into MDDRQVLIDALGFHGHRCWASAAGVRIGLAALEALEVSRAGATQLYAAVEIGEKHGAMCFADGIQFTTGCTFGKGNIERTHEGKLAVTVTESATGRAVRVSYRPELQPLIAASPFMKKRRAGVPPTDIPEDEQWELVDLVWNASRDEIMSIGPVSTGPRINTDEHVAFTTCEICGELVAEPYLRVANDTLMCRSCSGYEV
- a CDS encoding permease translates to MSSTLLSERRISPQRLWSGAAVAAIAWIALYQLNEPFWDWAVFTGGGLDPASRLGQAVHFFAYDTTKILLLLSGIIFLVAILRSFTTLERTRALLGGRAEGVGNIAAAGLGVVTPFCSCSAVPAFIGFVAAGVPLGITLSFLIASPMVNEVAVVLMYGLFGWKVAALYIGFGLLIAIVAGNILGRLKLEKWVEPFVYEIHMGNQPVDTTTKLTWVDRFAIGRAEVRSIVGSIWPYLLVGIGIGAVIHGWAPQDLFARWAGPDNPLAVPIAVLVGIPLYSNAAGALPLVQVLAEKGLAMGTVLAFMMSIVALSLPEMVLLRKVLRPKLLATFVAVVGSGILLVGYLFNAIL
- the arsB gene encoding ACR3 family arsenite efflux transporter, whose product is MEESVVERLSLLDRFLPVWIGLAMVAGLLLGRIIPNLNDWLDAVKIDTVSLPIALGLLAMMYPVLAKVRYSRMGEVTTDRTLMASSLVLNWIVGPALMFTLAWLLLPDLPAYRTGLILVGLARCIAMVLIWNDLACGHREAAAVLVALNSLFQIFAYAILGYFYLTVLPGWLGLETHTVSISMWAIAKSVLIFLGIPLVAGWLTRLWGERSKGIEWYEGTFLPKISPVALWGLLFTIVLLFALQGEAITSQPLDVARIALPLIAYFAIMWSTSFALGLRLRLSYPKNVALSFTAAGNNFELAIAVAIGIFGVSSGEALAGVVGPLIEVPVLVGLVYVALWTRRRFYPVEAKS
- a CDS encoding metalloregulator ArsR/SmtB family transcription factor encodes the protein MHITKKLDTTRFEQSAALFGALSDPIRLSILDILSGQPQCACDIGDVVEIAPNLLSYHLKVLKEAGLIVGDKRGRWIDYSVATDAWKKVRTALPTGCRHSMVMKRRRQ
- a CDS encoding OsmC family peroxiredoxin, with amino-acid sequence MTTKQERLVYHASGTNHPGGAGQLSAKNALIRFDGSDGTDEEVPGPAELLVSSFAACVLKNVERFSHMLPFQYEEARIEVTAVREDAPPRMTSVQYALTIVTNESDRRVQLLLRNIEKFGTIYNTIALACDVTGSIRTVAPSTV
- a CDS encoding transposase codes for the protein MSITGEGRSLGPVGRMSDPDPEVPERAKRRSYTARYKLEVLAEYEGLDRDGKGSLLRREGLYTSLISEWRKQRDRGALAALAAKPGRQPVDPIERENVRLRRRVGRLEEELGTARRVIEVQGELSALLGELATDSANAKTGGEAK
- a CDS encoding cation diffusion facilitator family transporter, with product MVAALILRFTGWAYADPLFGAAIGLFIIPRAWRLGRKAIRVLVEAAPTDICVNDMRAHLAAIPEVVDVHDIHVWTLTSDMNVASAHLMINNEADPHPVLDQARDLLKDNYDIAHTTLQVEPDTHKGCLEANC
- a CDS encoding thioredoxin family protein; protein product: MEVKILGSGCPSCRALNIRVHDALERLESDATVEFVDDYAVMAQYRIMSIPALVIDDQLIFNGMVPQTESLMQLFASFEESRA